A window from Methylocystis sp. MJC1 encodes these proteins:
- a CDS encoding class II aldolase/adducin family protein, which translates to MTEAEKRRAIVEGALELERLGLNHGSAGNLSLRDGAAALVTPSGVPARELAPEAIARMTLADESGAYEGPLPPSSEWRFHLDIYRARPDVGAVVHMHSTYATTLATLRREIPAVHYMIAAFGGPTVPCVGYAAYGTAELSRLVVEGLRNRDGVLLANHGAIVTGPDMRKALWRAVELEALARVYYLGALAGAPVILPDDEIWRTVERFKTYGPREN; encoded by the coding sequence ATGACGGAAGCCGAGAAACGACGGGCCATCGTGGAGGGGGCGCTGGAGCTGGAGCGCCTCGGGCTCAACCACGGCTCCGCCGGCAATCTGTCGCTGCGCGACGGCGCGGCGGCGCTCGTGACGCCGAGCGGCGTGCCGGCGCGGGAGCTCGCGCCCGAGGCGATCGCTCGCATGACGCTCGCCGACGAAAGCGGCGCCTATGAGGGGCCGCTGCCGCCGTCGAGCGAGTGGCGTTTTCATCTCGATATTTATCGCGCCCGGCCGGACGTCGGCGCCGTCGTCCATATGCACTCCACCTACGCCACGACGCTTGCGACGCTGCGGCGGGAGATTCCCGCCGTCCATTACATGATCGCGGCCTTTGGCGGGCCGACCGTGCCCTGCGTCGGCTACGCCGCCTATGGCACGGCGGAGCTTTCGCGGCTCGTCGTCGAGGGGCTGAGAAATCGCGACGGCGTGCTGCTGGCGAACCATGGCGCGATCGTCACGGGGCCGGACATGCGCAAGGCGCTGTGGCGGGCGGTGGAGCTGGAGGCGCTGGCGCGGGTCTATTATCTCGGCGCGCTGGCGGGCGCGCCGGTCATCTTGCCGGATGACGAGATTTGGCGGACCGTGGAGCGGTTCAAGACTTACGGGCCGCGCGAGAACTAG
- the mtnA gene encoding S-methyl-5-thioribose-1-phosphate isomerase: protein MRIDGRDYRTIWLDADGRRVHVVDQTRLPHRFETLALENLDDAARAIRDMVVRGAPLIGVTGAYGLALAAARDASDAAIEAAYAQLLATRPTAVNLRWALDRVKALLLTAPPETRAARAYAEAGRIAEEDVACCESIGDHGAALIRAVAEKNPGRPVNILTHCNAGWLATVDWGTALAPIYKAARAGIPLHLWVDETRPRNQGASLTAFELLSEGVPHTVIADNAGGHLMQHGRVDLAIVGTDRTTRAGDVCNKIGTYLKALAAHDNGVPFYVALPSSTIDWRIADGVADIPIEERDAREVTHIAGLGADGAVSEVRLTPAGSPARNWAFDVTPARYVTRLITERGVCAASEAGLQGLFPDSAGR from the coding sequence ATGCGTATCGACGGCCGCGACTATAGAACGATATGGCTGGACGCGGATGGGCGGCGAGTCCATGTCGTCGACCAGACCCGCCTGCCGCACCGCTTCGAGACGCTGGCGCTCGAAAATCTTGACGACGCCGCGCGCGCCATCCGCGACATGGTCGTGCGCGGAGCGCCGTTGATTGGCGTCACCGGCGCCTATGGCCTCGCGCTCGCCGCCGCGAGAGACGCCAGCGACGCCGCAATCGAGGCCGCCTACGCCCAATTGCTCGCCACGCGCCCGACCGCGGTCAATCTGCGCTGGGCGCTGGACCGCGTGAAAGCGCTGCTTCTTACCGCCCCTCCTGAGACGCGCGCGGCGCGCGCCTATGCGGAGGCAGGGCGCATCGCCGAGGAGGACGTCGCCTGCTGCGAGTCGATCGGCGACCATGGCGCGGCGCTCATCCGCGCGGTGGCAGAGAAGAACCCCGGCCGCCCCGTGAATATCCTCACCCATTGCAACGCCGGCTGGCTCGCGACGGTCGATTGGGGCACGGCGCTGGCGCCGATCTACAAAGCGGCGCGGGCGGGAATTCCGCTTCATCTCTGGGTCGATGAGACGCGCCCGCGCAATCAGGGCGCGAGCCTCACCGCCTTCGAGCTTCTGAGCGAGGGCGTTCCCCATACGGTGATCGCCGACAACGCCGGCGGCCATTTGATGCAGCATGGGCGCGTCGATCTCGCCATCGTCGGCACGGACCGCACGACGCGCGCCGGCGACGTCTGCAACAAGATCGGCACCTATCTCAAAGCGCTTGCGGCGCATGACAATGGCGTGCCCTTCTATGTCGCTTTGCCCAGCTCGACGATCGACTGGCGCATCGCGGATGGCGTCGCCGACATTCCTATCGAAGAACGCGACGCGCGCGAGGTGACGCATATCGCCGGCCTCGGCGCCGACGGCGCTGTTTCAGAGGTGCGGCTCACGCCCGCCGGGTCTCCCGCGCGCAACTGGGCCTTCGACGTGACGCCGGCGCGCTATGTCACCAGGCTCATCACGGAGCGTGGGGTCTGCGCGGCGTCTGAGGCAGGGTTGCAGGGCCTGTTCCCTGACAGCGCGGGCCGTTGA
- a CDS encoding helix-turn-helix domain-containing protein produces the protein MTQHNKPQEFEPLAYPFRPWCRMVGISPSNAYEKIRQGKIKVLKLGKRTLVPRAESERILREGF, from the coding sequence ATGACGCAACACAACAAGCCGCAAGAATTTGAGCCGCTCGCCTATCCCTTCCGCCCTTGGTGCCGGATGGTAGGGATCAGCCCTTCCAATGCCTATGAGAAGATCAGGCAGGGCAAGATCAAAGTCCTGAAGCTCGGCAAGCGCACGCTTGTCCCGCGCGCCGAAAGCGAGCGCATCCTTCGGGAGGGATTTTGA
- a CDS encoding peptidase — protein sequence MTYCCGILVRDGLVIIADTRTNAGLDNIATFRKLHVFEKPGERVLMLATAGNLSVTQGVVNFLNEGFENPETGEIESAMTPQTMLQAAHLVGRAVRRSLQEASPSGEQAAGVSFDVSLLLGGQIAGAAPRLFMIYTAGNAIECTRDTNYLQIGEHKYGKPILDRAVNYESDLYEALKIGLISMDSTIRSNLSVGLPIDIALLRRDDMKLEVSTRIDANDEYFRDLRESWSKALRAAHMAIPAPPYRGREP from the coding sequence ATGACCTATTGCTGCGGCATTCTGGTGCGCGACGGGCTGGTGATCATCGCGGATACGCGCACCAACGCCGGCCTGGATAATATCGCGACCTTCCGCAAGCTTCACGTCTTCGAGAAGCCGGGCGAGCGCGTGCTGATGCTCGCCACGGCGGGCAATCTCTCCGTGACGCAGGGCGTGGTGAATTTCCTCAATGAGGGGTTCGAGAACCCGGAGACAGGCGAGATCGAAAGCGCCATGACCCCGCAAACCATGCTGCAAGCGGCGCATCTCGTCGGCCGCGCCGTGCGTCGCTCGTTGCAGGAGGCGTCGCCGTCGGGCGAGCAAGCGGCCGGCGTCAGCTTCGATGTTTCCCTTCTGCTCGGCGGGCAGATCGCCGGCGCCGCGCCGCGCCTCTTCATGATCTACACGGCGGGCAACGCCATCGAATGCACGCGGGACACAAATTATCTGCAGATCGGCGAGCACAAATACGGTAAGCCAATTCTCGACCGCGCGGTGAACTATGAGAGCGACCTTTATGAAGCGCTCAAGATCGGGCTGATCTCGATGGATTCGACCATCCGCTCCAATCTTTCGGTGGGTTTGCCGATCGATATCGCGCTTCTGCGCAGAGACGACATGAAGCTCGAAGTCTCGACGCGCATCGACGCGAACGACGAATATTTCCGCGACCTTCGTGAAAGCTGGTCGAAGGCGCTGCGCGCGGCGCATATGGCAATCCCCGCGCCACCCTATCGCGGCCGCGAGCCGTGA
- a CDS encoding putative sugar O-methyltransferase, protein MLTYGMDNLCSAGTVGFAQPDILQKYIYLCQDNLLRLAEGLGGMWLDIPSAPDWCRFSATRTNDILTHIDSAVGVTIDFPNPFPGEYGLKTDRGVCCFRSISAIYLAFRVSQLCRGIENPRVLEIGPGVGRSVYYAHRLGIEDYTCVDLPFPAGVVQSYYLMRTLGSEKVQLLGENADESKIRIIDPETFYAGTGYYDLIVNMDSLTEVGSPVAKKYWDMISRSCSKFLSINHESNGYRIRDMAMSSSVSGYTRHPDWLHPGYVEELVEFKHY, encoded by the coding sequence ATGCTCACTTATGGAATGGATAATCTATGCTCAGCTGGAACGGTCGGCTTTGCGCAGCCTGATATACTTCAGAAGTATATCTACCTTTGTCAGGACAATCTTTTGCGGCTTGCCGAGGGCCTTGGAGGGATGTGGCTTGACATTCCAAGCGCACCAGACTGGTGCCGATTTTCGGCAACAAGGACGAACGATATCCTAACGCACATAGACAGCGCAGTCGGCGTAACAATCGATTTTCCTAACCCGTTTCCGGGGGAGTACGGACTGAAAACCGACCGAGGTGTTTGCTGCTTTCGATCCATTAGCGCCATCTACTTGGCATTTAGAGTCAGTCAATTATGCAGAGGAATCGAAAATCCACGCGTGCTTGAAATTGGCCCAGGCGTTGGAAGATCAGTTTATTACGCCCATCGATTGGGCATTGAAGACTACACATGCGTAGATTTGCCGTTTCCAGCAGGGGTGGTCCAATCTTACTATTTGATGCGCACGCTTGGCTCCGAAAAGGTTCAGCTTTTGGGAGAAAATGCAGATGAAAGTAAAATTAGGATCATAGACCCAGAAACATTTTATGCCGGGACTGGTTACTATGACCTGATCGTCAACATGGACTCGCTAACCGAGGTTGGGAGCCCAGTAGCAAAGAAATACTGGGACATGATTAGCCGATCTTGCTCAAAATTCCTGAGCATCAACCATGAGAGTAATGGCTATCGAATTAGGGATATGGCGATGTCTTCGAGTGTATCAGGTTACACTCGTCACCCAGATTGGCTGCACCCTGGGTATGTCGAGGAGTTAGTGGAATTCAAGCATTATTAG
- a CDS encoding L-threonylcarbamoyladenylate synthase: MTILAPADAAQIARGAEILRAGGLVAFPTETVYGLGADATSAWAVARIYDAKGRPSFNPLIAHVADLEAARREALLPEAAIRLAEAFWPGPLTIVAPVAPGGSVCELARAGLPSVALRIPDHPVARELISALGKPVAAPSANRSGHVSPVTAAHVAEDLSGRVDMILDGGRATAGLESTIVSFCDASPVLLRPGAVAREKIEKVLGAKLSAPTRAEVMAPGMTASHYAPNARLRLEAHEVEAGEGALDFGGRLTALAAPGALVLDLSPRGDLVEAAANLFAYLRDLDARCVEKVAVAHIPERGLGEAINDRLRRAAAPRV; encoded by the coding sequence GTGACCATTCTCGCGCCCGCAGACGCCGCTCAGATTGCGCGCGGCGCGGAGATTTTGCGTGCCGGCGGGCTCGTCGCCTTTCCGACCGAGACGGTCTATGGGCTCGGCGCCGACGCCACGAGCGCTTGGGCCGTCGCACGCATCTATGACGCCAAGGGGCGGCCCTCCTTCAATCCGCTGATCGCTCATGTCGCAGATTTGGAGGCGGCGCGGCGCGAGGCGTTGCTGCCGGAGGCGGCGATCCGGCTGGCGGAAGCCTTTTGGCCGGGGCCTCTGACGATCGTGGCGCCGGTCGCGCCGGGCGGCTCTGTTTGCGAGCTGGCCCGCGCCGGCCTGCCGAGCGTCGCGCTGCGCATCCCAGACCATCCGGTGGCGCGGGAGCTGATCTCGGCGCTGGGCAAACCCGTCGCCGCGCCCTCGGCCAACCGCTCCGGCCATGTGAGCCCGGTGACAGCCGCGCATGTGGCGGAAGATTTATCCGGGCGGGTGGACATGATCCTCGACGGCGGCCGCGCGACGGCGGGGCTAGAATCGACCATTGTCTCCTTCTGCGACGCATCGCCGGTCCTGCTGCGGCCGGGCGCCGTTGCGCGCGAGAAGATCGAGAAGGTTCTGGGCGCGAAGCTCTCCGCGCCGACGCGCGCCGAAGTGATGGCGCCGGGCATGACGGCCTCCCACTATGCGCCGAATGCGCGGCTGCGGCTCGAAGCGCATGAGGTGGAGGCGGGGGAGGGGGCGCTCGATTTCGGCGGGCGGCTGACCGCGCTTGCCGCGCCGGGCGCGCTGGTCCTCGATCTGTCGCCGCGGGGGGACCTCGTCGAGGCGGCGGCCAATCTCTTCGCTTACTTGCGGGACCTCGACGCGCGCTGCGTCGAGAAGGTCGCCGTCGCGCATATTCCTGAGAGGGGGCTCGGAGAGGCGATCAATGACCGTTTGAGGCGGGCGGCGGCCCCGAGGGTCTGA
- a CDS encoding tyrosine-type recombinase/integrase has translation MTAKAVEKANPGRHGDGAGLYLVVSATGSRKWVYRFSWGGKVTEMGLGSADVVGLAEARNHRDEQRKVLASGRNPIEARRAGSRTVPTFGALADEFFETKKPEWRHQRHVYQWEWALKVGCAPLRGKPVDAIEVTEVLSVLKPLWLKTPSTASRLRQRIEAILNAAKARGFRSGENPAAWRGHLEHLLPKRKKLSQGHYPAMPYEQVPYFMARLRAEEALSAKALEFTILTACRSNEVFGARWKEIDKTSKVWVIPKERMKGGIEHRVPLSARAMEILKDLAAARTGEFVSPSPRGDKPLSHVAMQRVLGRMDVTGVTVHGFRSSFRDWCGHETNFSREIAEQALAHRLGDEAELSYKRGDFLEKRRGLMEAWSGYCQPIGADNVLKFTKSGGAPA, from the coding sequence TTGACGGCAAAAGCCGTCGAGAAAGCGAATCCGGGCAGACACGGCGACGGGGCGGGGCTTTATCTCGTCGTGAGCGCTACAGGCTCCCGCAAATGGGTCTATCGCTTCTCTTGGGGCGGCAAAGTCACAGAAATGGGACTTGGATCTGCCGACGTCGTGGGACTGGCCGAGGCCCGCAATCACAGGGATGAGCAGCGGAAGGTTCTGGCTTCGGGGCGTAACCCTATCGAAGCCCGCCGGGCGGGTAGCCGAACCGTCCCGACGTTCGGCGCGCTGGCAGATGAGTTCTTCGAAACCAAAAAGCCTGAATGGCGACACCAGCGGCATGTTTATCAATGGGAATGGGCGCTAAAGGTTGGCTGCGCTCCTCTCCGGGGTAAGCCGGTGGACGCCATCGAAGTTACCGAAGTTCTAAGTGTTCTCAAACCGCTGTGGCTTAAGACCCCAAGCACGGCATCGCGCCTGCGCCAGCGTATTGAGGCTATCTTAAACGCGGCCAAGGCGCGCGGCTTCCGTTCTGGGGAGAACCCGGCAGCGTGGCGCGGTCATTTAGAACATCTGCTTCCAAAGCGAAAAAAGCTCTCTCAAGGTCACTATCCAGCAATGCCATACGAGCAGGTGCCATATTTCATGGCTCGACTGCGCGCGGAGGAGGCGCTTTCCGCGAAGGCGCTTGAGTTCACCATTTTAACAGCTTGCCGTTCGAATGAGGTCTTCGGAGCGCGCTGGAAAGAAATCGACAAGACGTCAAAGGTTTGGGTGATTCCGAAAGAGCGCATGAAGGGCGGTATTGAGCATCGGGTCCCGCTCAGCGCTCGGGCTATGGAAATTCTCAAAGATCTTGCTGCCGCCCGCACGGGCGAGTTCGTGTCCCCCAGCCCGCGGGGTGATAAGCCTCTTTCGCATGTCGCAATGCAAAGGGTTTTAGGAAGAATGGATGTAACGGGCGTTACCGTGCATGGCTTTCGCTCCTCTTTCCGTGATTGGTGCGGCCATGAAACCAATTTCTCTCGCGAGATTGCCGAGCAGGCTCTGGCCCATCGCCTGGGAGACGAGGCCGAATTGTCCTACAAGCGCGGCGACTTTCTGGAAAAGAGGCGCGGCTTGATGGAAGCGTGGTCAGGATATTGCCAGCCCATTGGTGCCGATAACGTTCTGAAATTTACGAAATCGGGCGGCGCTCCCGCCTGA
- a CDS encoding potassium transporter Kup, producing MNKTTQAQPHISSASALALGALGVVYGDIGTSPLYTVKTIVDWAGGAVAPEEALGIFSLIAWTLLIITSFKYVAVVMRADNDGEGGILALMSLLGVKGTRRPFVIGLGMLGAALLFGDGAITPAISVLSALEGLKTPMPSITPYIAPVSVAILVALFALQSQGTARISKLFGPVMTIWFVVIALLGLKGVALHPAVLRALNPLVGLSYLFEHGTAGFLLLGAVFLCATGAEALYADMGHFGPRPIRLAWYSLVLPALLLNYAGQTALLVEGPTAAGANPFFDLCPEALQLPLVALATVATVIASQSIITGAYSMTRQAIQLGLLPRLHILQTSEESYGQIYVGFVNWSLMALTLALTISFQSSERLAAAFGIAVSLTMMLTSALMFIAMREVWRWSLGLSLSLAGLFVVVDGAFVASNLVKFFEGGWIPLVTASVIFFVMHCWAQGYAAMVAALERDTLPIGQFVASMADKTRVKGTAVYLSSRTDVVPVPLLHNLKHNKVLHERIVLLHVETEHLPRLDPVERVQSAPLEGGFHAVNIRYGFMEQPNIPRALLLESLSLPFIFNMMETSFFVGRISVVAVGLSRWRKFKLRIFQIMHRNALPATEFFQIPPGRVVELGSQVEV from the coding sequence ATGAACAAGACGACGCAGGCGCAGCCGCATATTTCGAGCGCGAGCGCGCTCGCGCTCGGGGCGCTCGGCGTCGTCTATGGCGATATCGGCACGAGCCCACTCTATACGGTCAAAACCATCGTCGACTGGGCCGGCGGCGCCGTCGCGCCGGAAGAAGCGCTGGGCATCTTCTCCCTGATCGCCTGGACGCTTTTGATCATCACCTCGTTCAAATATGTCGCGGTCGTCATGCGCGCCGACAACGACGGCGAGGGCGGCATTCTCGCCCTCATGTCGCTGCTCGGCGTCAAGGGAACACGGCGCCCATTCGTCATCGGGCTCGGCATGCTCGGCGCAGCGCTGCTCTTCGGCGACGGCGCCATCACTCCGGCAATTTCGGTGCTGAGCGCGCTCGAAGGCCTCAAGACGCCCATGCCGTCGATAACGCCCTATATCGCGCCTGTTTCCGTCGCGATTCTCGTCGCGCTCTTCGCCCTCCAGTCGCAGGGCACGGCGCGCATTTCCAAGCTCTTTGGGCCGGTGATGACCATATGGTTCGTCGTCATTGCCCTGCTCGGCCTGAAAGGCGTCGCCCTTCACCCCGCAGTGCTGCGCGCGCTGAATCCGCTCGTCGGCCTCAGCTATCTCTTCGAGCACGGAACGGCGGGCTTCCTGCTTTTGGGCGCGGTCTTCCTCTGCGCGACCGGGGCCGAGGCGCTCTACGCCGATATGGGCCATTTCGGCCCGCGCCCGATCCGCCTCGCCTGGTATAGCCTCGTTCTGCCGGCCCTGCTGCTCAACTACGCCGGCCAGACGGCCCTGCTGGTCGAGGGCCCGACCGCAGCCGGCGCCAATCCCTTCTTCGACCTTTGCCCCGAGGCTCTGCAGCTCCCCCTGGTCGCATTGGCGACCGTGGCCACCGTGATCGCCAGCCAGTCGATCATCACCGGCGCCTATTCGATGACAAGGCAGGCGATCCAGCTTGGCCTGCTGCCCCGCCTCCATATTCTGCAGACATCGGAAGAAAGCTACGGCCAGATTTACGTCGGCTTCGTCAATTGGAGCCTGATGGCGCTGACTCTCGCGCTCACCATCTCCTTCCAATCCTCGGAGCGCCTTGCCGCCGCATTCGGCATCGCCGTCTCGCTCACGATGATGCTCACCAGCGCGCTGATGTTCATCGCCATGCGCGAGGTCTGGCGCTGGAGCCTCGGCCTCAGCCTGTCGCTTGCGGGATTGTTCGTCGTCGTCGACGGGGCCTTCGTCGCGTCCAATCTGGTGAAGTTCTTCGAGGGGGGATGGATTCCGCTCGTCACCGCCTCCGTCATCTTCTTCGTGATGCATTGCTGGGCGCAAGGCTATGCGGCCATGGTCGCCGCGCTGGAGCGCGATACGCTGCCGATCGGGCAATTCGTGGCGAGCATGGCCGATAAGACGCGCGTGAAAGGCACGGCGGTCTATCTCTCCAGCCGCACCGACGTCGTTCCCGTCCCACTCCTGCACAATCTCAAGCACAACAAGGTGCTGCACGAGCGCATCGTGCTGCTGCACGTCGAGACCGAGCATCTGCCGCGCCTCGACCCTGTCGAGCGCGTCCAATCGGCGCCGCTGGAGGGCGGCTTCCATGCCGTGAACATTCGCTACGGCTTCATGGAACAGCCCAACATCCCCCGCGCGCTGCTTCTGGAGTCGCTGTCGCTGCCCTTCATCTTCAATATGATGGAGACGTCCTTTTTCGTCGGCCGGATTTCGGTCGTCGCCGTCGGCCTGTCACGATGGCGCAAATTCAAGCTACGGATCTTCCAGATCATGCATCGCAACGCGCTGCCGGCGACGGAATTCTTCCAGATTCCGCCGGGCCGGGTGGTCGAGCTCGGCAGCCAGGTCGAGGTCTGA
- a CDS encoding IS3 family transposase (programmed frameshift) codes for MTKRSRRTHSPAFKAKVALAAIKGEKTLAELAQQFDVHPNQITTWKSQLLEGAAGVFGQEKAEPKEAAVDLKSLHAKIGELTLANGFFRGRAQQSRPAERKAMIDRSHAFPIKGQAKMLGLARSTVYYKPRPVSTEDLKLMRRLDELHLDYPFAGARMLRDLLRREGAVIGRRHVATLMKRMGIEAIYRRPNTSKPAPGHKVYPYLLRGVTIERPDHVWAMDISYIPMRRGFVYLAAVVDVASRRVLSHRVSITMEAAFCVEVLEEALAKHGKPEIFNTDQGSQFTSLDFTSVLLDANVAISMDGKGAWRDNVFVERLWRSVKYEEVYLRAYDSVSEARASIGRYLAFYNERRPHSSLDGRTPDEAYFGIKETAMPHDIAFRFIAPLVGPTALPAPR; via the exons ATGACGAAGAGGAGCCGCCGGACGCATTCTCCGGCGTTCAAGGCGAAAGTAGCTTTGGCCGCGATCAAGGGGGAGAAGACTCTGGCCGAACTGGCGCAGCAGTTCGACGTGCATCCGAACCAGATCACGACGTGGAAGAGCCAGTTGCTCGAAGGTGCGGCGGGCGTGTTCGGGCAGGAGAAGGCGGAGCCGAAAGAGGCAGCCGTGGATTTGAAGTCGCTTCACGCCAAGATCGGCGAGCTGACCCTGGCCAATG GATTTTTTAGAGGGCGCGCTCAGCAAAGCCGGCCTGCTGAGCGCAAAGCGATGATCGATCGCAGCCACGCCTTCCCGATCAAAGGGCAAGCAAAGATGCTCGGCCTCGCCCGCAGCACGGTCTATTACAAGCCTCGGCCGGTCTCGACCGAGGACCTCAAGCTGATGCGGCGTCTCGACGAACTGCATCTCGATTATCCCTTCGCCGGGGCGCGGATGCTTCGCGATCTCTTGCGGCGCGAGGGCGCCGTCATCGGTCGCCGGCACGTGGCGACGCTGATGAAGCGAATGGGGATCGAGGCGATCTACCGGCGGCCAAATACGAGCAAGCCGGCGCCGGGCCACAAGGTCTACCCGTATCTCCTGCGCGGCGTGACGATCGAGAGGCCGGATCATGTCTGGGCGATGGACATCAGCTACATCCCCATGCGGCGTGGCTTTGTCTATCTCGCGGCGGTCGTCGACGTGGCCAGCCGCCGCGTTCTGTCGCATCGCGTGTCGATCACGATGGAGGCGGCGTTCTGCGTCGAAGTGCTCGAAGAGGCGCTGGCGAAACATGGCAAGCCTGAGATTTTCAACACGGATCAGGGGAGCCAGTTCACCAGCCTCGACTTCACGAGCGTGCTGCTCGATGCGAACGTCGCCATCAGCATGGACGGCAAGGGCGCCTGGCGCGACAATGTCTTTGTCGAGCGGCTGTGGCGCAGCGTGAAATATGAGGAGGTCTATCTGCGCGCCTACGACAGCGTGTCCGAGGCGCGCGCGTCGATCGGGCGGTATTTGGCCTTTTACAACGAGCGGCGCCCGCATTCGTCGCTTGACGGGCGCACGCCAGACGAGGCCTACTTTGGCATCAAGGAGACGGCGATGCCGCATGATATCGCCTTTCGATTTATCGCACCTCTGGTCGGGCCTACGGCCCTCCCGGCGCCGCGATAA
- a CDS encoding DUF3987 domain-containing protein yields the protein MSFLHDMSADEWNDYFAQEARRYRERKAAGTSAPPDWPESRPITSRLPAVKVFEPELLPTSLGNHIFDISDRQQSPADFAAVACLCGLAAIVGNDVRIKPKSSDDWEVVANLWGANIGRPSAMKSPAMRAALAPVYAIQEVARDNWDAARKEAEIDAALNELGAKDAAKEAAKAIKTGDRDRARQILAAHIHGDGADQPCPRWVVNDASVEKLGELLNQNRHGLLLIRDELAGFLSKLQGEDNQSERAFYLEAFNGDGAFTYDRIGRGTVHIERATVSIIGGIQPSRIAPLVRGTMTGAADDGLLQRFQLAVWPDDPRDWAWVDRAPNASARLAYEAVFEEIKVFAPNLDAPHVIGFESHAQEMFRAWMIELQDEARSGKLPA from the coding sequence TTGAGCTTCCTCCACGACATGTCTGCGGACGAGTGGAATGACTATTTCGCTCAAGAGGCGCGCCGTTACCGGGAACGCAAAGCGGCGGGAACTTCCGCGCCCCCTGACTGGCCTGAATCAAGGCCAATCACCTCTCGCCTACCGGCGGTTAAAGTCTTCGAACCGGAACTGCTGCCAACTTCGCTGGGGAATCACATTTTCGACATATCGGACCGGCAACAGTCTCCAGCGGATTTTGCCGCAGTGGCCTGTCTTTGCGGACTCGCCGCAATCGTTGGGAATGACGTTCGCATTAAGCCCAAATCGTCTGATGATTGGGAAGTCGTTGCGAACCTTTGGGGCGCGAACATCGGTCGGCCTAGCGCCATGAAAAGCCCAGCCATGCGTGCAGCCCTCGCGCCGGTTTATGCGATTCAAGAGGTCGCTCGCGATAACTGGGACGCGGCGAGGAAGGAGGCGGAAATCGATGCCGCACTTAATGAACTGGGTGCAAAGGATGCGGCCAAGGAGGCGGCTAAGGCTATCAAAACTGGTGACCGGGACCGTGCGCGCCAAATCCTTGCCGCCCACATTCACGGTGATGGCGCAGATCAACCTTGCCCACGTTGGGTCGTCAATGACGCGAGTGTCGAAAAGTTGGGTGAACTGCTTAACCAAAACCGTCATGGACTCTTGCTTATCCGGGACGAGTTGGCGGGCTTCCTGAGCAAACTCCAGGGGGAAGACAATCAATCCGAACGGGCGTTCTACCTCGAAGCTTTCAACGGCGATGGCGCTTTTACCTATGATCGGATCGGACGCGGCACGGTCCATATCGAGCGCGCGACGGTTTCTATAATTGGGGGCATCCAACCCTCACGGATCGCTCCTCTTGTTCGCGGTACAATGACGGGGGCCGCAGATGACGGGCTTCTGCAGCGCTTTCAGCTAGCTGTCTGGCCGGATGATCCAAGGGACTGGGCATGGGTTGATCGCGCACCGAATGCCAGCGCCCGTCTAGCGTATGAGGCAGTATTTGAGGAAATTAAGGTGTTTGCCCCGAATCTCGACGCGCCGCATGTGATCGGTTTCGAGTCCCATGCGCAAGAAATGTTCCGCGCGTGGATGATCGAACTTCAAGACGAGGCTCGGTCAGGCAAGCTTCCTGCTTAA